A genomic region of Paenibacillus sp. PL2-23 contains the following coding sequences:
- a CDS encoding MFS transporter, with product MFTPDRVKLLVVTCAALFMAMLDNLVLGVALPSIQESFQASMSDLEWFMNAYTLAFSVLLIPFSVLGERFGRKRMFLVGVVLFTLGSALSGMSGSSIELILARALQGVGGAAIVPLSLTLVNSAFPPDKRAAALGIWSGISGLGLSIGPLVGGLIIEGAAWQLIFWVNIPVGILALLLGMRWLPETRGERKPIDPLGILLLAAGLFGIVFGLERGNEDGWGSAFVLSLLLGGALLLALFYLWERRRKQPFVRFELFRSGKYTSLVLIGFWMNAGIFCAIFLLTLFLQQAQGYSALEAGVREMAWTGCTMIAAPLAGLAVGRLGTRNVLATGLLLQFGGLLGFGLLIMSQGVTFPFVYMLPFMIMAGAGMGLSFTPISHGILSSVPTSAEGEASGISNATRELGGVFGIAIGGLVFQSGGAIRSAADFGDNVVPALFAGAAMIAVSLLSLALLRGRKASREALPVQEATS from the coding sequence ATGTTTACCCCTGATCGTGTGAAGCTGCTTGTCGTCACCTGCGCTGCCTTGTTCATGGCGATGCTCGACAATCTGGTGCTCGGCGTTGCGCTGCCGTCCATCCAGGAATCGTTCCAAGCCAGCATGTCGGACCTGGAATGGTTCATGAACGCCTACACCCTAGCCTTCTCCGTGCTGCTCATCCCGTTCAGCGTGCTGGGCGAGCGCTTCGGACGCAAGCGCATGTTCCTCGTCGGCGTCGTCCTGTTCACGCTGGGCTCCGCGCTGTCGGGCATGAGCGGAAGCTCCATCGAGCTGATCCTTGCCCGCGCCCTGCAAGGTGTCGGAGGAGCAGCGATTGTTCCGCTCAGCTTAACACTCGTCAACTCGGCGTTCCCTCCCGATAAGCGGGCGGCGGCGCTTGGGATCTGGTCCGGCATCTCGGGACTCGGCTTGTCCATTGGTCCGCTGGTGGGCGGGCTCATAATCGAAGGCGCAGCCTGGCAGCTCATCTTCTGGGTCAATATTCCCGTTGGCATTCTAGCGCTCCTGCTTGGCATGAGATGGCTGCCGGAGACGCGCGGCGAGAGGAAGCCGATTGACCCGCTTGGCATTCTGCTGCTCGCTGCCGGCCTGTTCGGCATCGTGTTCGGGCTGGAACGAGGCAATGAGGACGGCTGGGGTTCGGCGTTTGTATTGTCGCTGCTGCTCGGAGGAGCCCTGCTGCTCGCGCTGTTCTACCTGTGGGAGAGACGCCGCAAGCAGCCCTTTGTTCGCTTCGAGCTGTTCCGCAGCGGGAAGTACACCAGCCTGGTCTTGATCGGCTTCTGGATGAACGCAGGCATCTTCTGCGCGATCTTCCTGCTCACGTTATTCCTGCAGCAAGCGCAGGGTTATTCCGCGCTGGAGGCCGGCGTACGCGAGATGGCCTGGACCGGCTGCACGATGATAGCCGCCCCGCTTGCCGGTCTTGCTGTCGGCAGACTTGGCACTCGCAACGTCTTGGCGACCGGGCTGCTCCTGCAATTCGGCGGTCTGCTGGGCTTCGGCCTGCTCATTATGAGCCAAGGCGTGACCTTTCCCTTCGTCTACATGCTGCCCTTTATGATAATGGCCGGTGCTGGGATGGGGCTGAGCTTTACGCCGATCTCGCATGGCATCCTATCATCCGTGCCGACTTCAGCGGAAGGCGAAGCAAGCGGCATCAGCAACGCGACGCGCGAGCTTGGCGGCGTATTCGGCATCGCCATCGGCGGTCTCGTCTTCCAGTCGGGAGGAGCCATCCGCTCGGCCGCCGACTTCGGCGACAACGTCGTGCCAGCCCTGTTCGCCGGAGCGGCCATGATCGCCGTCAGCCTGCTGAGCCTGGCGCTGCTTCGCGGCAGGAAGGCCTCCCGCGAGGCACTGCCGGTGCAGGAGGCGACGTCGTAG
- a CDS encoding TetR/AcrR family transcriptional regulator: MTPKDDSLNRKDQILDAAASLFAEKGYYKTTTAGVAAAVGVTQPYVFHFFKTKESLYLAVLERAGKRILHAFSTVEAPPEELKDTMGRAFTELLGSHRDEILLVMMAYATPEKEVRAYTRSEMAKIHERVMARFQAAGIPDADNEASSFIAHGLIIAMSETLDLPHLCRWRETLEEQ; encoded by the coding sequence ATGACACCCAAGGACGACTCTCTTAACCGCAAAGATCAAATATTGGATGCCGCCGCTTCATTGTTCGCCGAGAAGGGCTACTACAAGACGACGACAGCCGGCGTTGCAGCAGCTGTTGGGGTGACCCAGCCCTATGTGTTCCACTTCTTCAAGACTAAGGAATCGCTTTATCTCGCCGTATTGGAACGCGCAGGGAAGCGAATTCTGCACGCCTTCTCCACCGTCGAAGCGCCGCCGGAGGAGCTGAAGGACACGATGGGCCGCGCCTTTACCGAGCTGCTGGGAAGCCATCGCGACGAGATCCTGCTGGTTATGATGGCTTACGCCACGCCGGAGAAGGAGGTTCGAGCCTATACGCGCAGCGAGATGGCCAAGATTCATGAGCGGGTCATGGCGCGCTTCCAAGCGGCGGGCATCCCAGACGCCGACAACGAAGCCAGCAGCTTCATCGCCCACGGCTTGATTATTGCCATGTCGGAGACGCTGGACCTGCCTCATCTGTGCCGTTGGAGAGAGACGCTGGAGGAACAATAA